The following is a genomic window from Pecten maximus chromosome 19, xPecMax1.1, whole genome shotgun sequence.
aaaacaaaaacaggctGATGTTAGATTCAATAGAGGATGAATACAGAAAAAACAATCATATTAGCGTGTTTATGATCGCCTTATTGTGCTTTTCTTCTTTGGGAGTTTGGGGACAGGCAGGTCGAGCTTCTTTTTCTCCGGTTTTGCTCGCGCAGACTTCTTGGGTAAAAATCCTTTCAATATATCTGGCACTATATTCAATACCTGCAAACAGAAAACAGACTAGtttatgttttgtttaggaTATCGCAAATACCGAGTGATAGCCCTGGGCGATTCCTGTGGTTTCCTGTTCAAAAAGGGCGACATACGTTTTCAAGTATCgcaaaaaaaagtgaaaatcGATGACATGTCAGTTTAcggatattgaaacaaaacttAAAAGTACACCACGCTCGGTAAATAATATCACGGTATTAATTGGTATGGCGGACCATGTAAACTTCCGGGAAATTTCTGTATTATGAGCGTGCTAACCGTGTTGACCAGCGTTCGTTTTCATGATAACATTCAAGACGCGGGGAATAcccttggtttggtttgtttttgtttaacgtcctattaacagccagggtcatttaaggacgtgccaggttttggaggtggaggaaagccggagtacccggagaaaaaaaccagcggtctacggtcagtacctggcaactgccccacgtaggtttcgaactcgcaacccagaggtggagggctagtgttaaagtgtcgggacaccttaaccacttggccacctCTGCCGTCTACATTTATACGGCCAATACTACTCTAGCTAGTTGTTGTCACAAGCAGAATGTAGAATAGTATGTAAAAGATTTAAACCCACAATAACATTCATCACGAGTACACAGCTCCCACACACAGGCGACCGTCCTcacctgttgataggacgtgtattttatagttttatgtgaataaaacaaaagaagagaaaaatgacattgtattaaatattttgcGATTCTTCGCTCTCCAGGTAATCTATACCAAGAAGTTCTGGTCAAACTttaaaagaagaagaaaacaatGATAAATCACCAACCTGCAGAGTATCCTTACAAAAACCGGCTTGTGCGGCCATGTACTTGCTGTACTGGTCAGCAATAAAATGACGTTGtctagaaaaaaaagaaagaaaaacgcATTTTATTTGTTCAAACATCCGATGACTGTAATatgagaaaataaaaaatgccGTCACCACGTATTATTGTCAGATTGACGCATGCGCGCAAATACAGTGGTAAAGGAGTTCAGATTCTTCAAATAATGCGATATATGGGTATGGTTAAGGAATTATAATATACCTTGTCGGCTTCTCTCCATAAGCAGTAATATTGCGGTGCATCCATAATTGAAAATACGTGGGAACTCATTTTAACCATGTCTTTTACGGAATTGTTCTGGTGTTAATACGAACCCAAGTTGAATCTCTTTTATTCGTTCCACCAAACACCGGTCAATGTCTAAACAATCGGCCAACTTTAACTCCATCGCCTGTCGTGCCTGgggaaaaacaaataaaatagaCATTTACACCAACAGTTTGTCCATTAAATGTCTGGactatttgtatacatgtgtactataTAGGTATGGGAAAACTTATCAGAAAGAATTTACGTCGAGCTACTTTGCTAAAATAATGAGAGTCGATTATATAAAGAATTTCAACATAGAAGCATAAtttcaggggggggggggggggggggggggggatataaaTCATTGAAAAATGCAGTATCAGTTTAAAATATGTGGATGAAAATAAGCCCACGTACACAAATTCAGTTCAGTGCGTGGTGTGGACTTCAGAAAAGGGGTTTGGTTTGTCATATATTTGTTCAGACAAAATTTCATCTACAGATGGACTGACGCACAGATCAATGGAAAACTTGTTAACTCATAATTTGCATAtcttatattgttattttttttccgATATGGGAATTGATTATTGAAGCTAGCACACAGTGATCTTCACACGTTATGTACCTTGGCTTTGTCAGACTTCTTCACCATAAAGCTGTCATTGAGCTTCTgcaaatgaaataattttcattcaTGAATACATGTTCTCATTTGATGATACAGTCTGTATTAATAATGGtattaatcaaaatttaatgaCAATTTGATAAACTTCAAAATCACAATGAATATGTTAACTTTATTTCCTTATCATTATAAACACAGAGGAATTAATCTCCCAATAGAAAATTTATATCCCAAAAGTAGGATCCCGTTTGATCCAACTTAAcaatttttgatttattttgtttaacgtcctatcaacaaccagggtcatttaagccGACGTCataggttttggaggtggaggaaaaccggagttcccggagaaaaaccactggcctacggtcagtgcCAGGCAACTGCTCCACTCGCAACCCATATAGATGGAGGTcagggttagtgataaagtgacgggacaccttaattactcggccaccgcggccccacaaACTTAACAAAATATCGCGTAAACTTCAATACGTAGATAACTAAAGTGTGCagtaatagatatattttatagtaGAAATAGATTAGGTATGTTTTCATTGTATCACTAGTATTCCACATGTTAATGTATATTGATAGATGGCGTAGATAAGTTAATATAATTTGTGCCTAATCCTTTATCAAAAATTTgacaatcaatattttaaatcaaattacaCGTATAAGAGTGGAACTTAAGCAATCACCTGGAAGTTGGCTCTGAGATCGGCATACTCTTTTCTAGATTTCTTTCGAAGGTCCACTGCTTTCTGTCAAAGTCACAATATACAGttgtatacaaatgtagtgtatattatcattatgtcAACATATTGATGTAGCAGTACAAATGTTTCAAAAACAGTTTACCAAGTAACTGATAACTTGTaagaaactttatttattttcaacaataaCGAATCAAggtatacattgtaaaacaTCAATCCCTTTGATTTCCGCACACATCAACAATAATCTCTAAGaagaatgtcaaggtcatttattcgAGGCCCTAAGTACGCATGTCGACgcatcggaacacctcgcctccgtctgcgaacgtcAGATTCGGAGAAAATGACGATGGGTTCCGATTGATGTCGACGGGCAAATAAATGGATGCTGAACCAATGACAATATCTCGGGAGAATTCCCTAGTTGATTTCAGAGGATTGCCGGAAGTTTCCCAGATATATGTTTGCAACTGGAAGCCGCACCACACTCGGAAACTCCGAATACTGATGGAACCAAGCACAATTACTTACCAGAACCATATAGAATTGTTCTCCGAAATGTTTGAAACCTCGCCCCATCTTTTGGATATCTGTTTCTAGTATTGTCCATAGCTGAGCTTGGTCCTAAGTAATGAAGCAAAGATCTGTATAGCATACCCTGATCTAAATGTGAACAGGACAAAAAAGCAAATTACTGTCCCCACCGAATGTGAAATTATATGCCAATACTgcaccaatctaattaaaatctagatggtcattctcactacgttacatgaatatctaacaacatcccatatgTGGTCACGTTTTAATGACCTTTGAGATATGCGTCAAAAtgtcactttcagggcgaattgtctaTTTGTCGTTGAAattgaagcaaaccatttcatCACAATATgtatctgaagcaaaccatttcagCACAGTATTATTTAGCTATATGCTTGATGGGACGAAATGACtcgaaacaaattgacagataaTGCAAGATATGCTCTCTAGTCATGTTAATTCGCACATACAatttcacttccaagattctggaagtagtcatttgattggctaatctaaaaggtcaccctgacgtgacccataatgggatgttgttagatgttcatgtaacgtagtgagaattaccatctagattttaattagattgatattgCAGATATTAACTATAGTAGCAACTAATTCTTCACACTGAGTGTTCGACAGATCAACAGTACCAGGCGATCGGACTTTTCTTCGAAGTAAGTGAACCCAGAACTCCAGCCCGAATcattgatgtaggtcaaaggtcaaaatgtaagtCAGAGTGGCCAATGTTTGGTACATGGTACATCGCCTTTTAGCTGACCAAGTTCCAATGACAATAAGTGTAGGTAAGGAAGCTTGGACAAACCTTTTCTTTGAAGTAGGTCAAAGGACACAATGAAGGTCAACACGAACTACTTTTGGTGGACATAGGTGTATTTGGACATATATCTTAGTATGTATACCACATTGGGTTAATCTAGGTTAATTATCGTGTCCTTGTGCTTAAAGCCGTTTTCGTTTACTGTATAGCTGGTAATATTTGCGAGAGATTTTATTTCACTATATTTGTGGCCATTACAGAAGTACACTTCCATCAAAACTAGCAATAGATTCAAATAATAAAGACTGATTTATTGTCTTCCCTTTTTTCCTCCCTTTCTCTTCACCCTTCCGTTTCTCatcatctctctctctctctctctctctctctctctctctctctctctctctctctctctctctctctctctctctctccaacCCTATCTCTCCAATTTTCTCTTTTTCTCACTCTAAAAAATGGTATAATGTTAATTTATGTTTAATATACCAATTGCATATTCTtctttattttgtacattatcAAGGAAAGGGTGATcacataagttgtaataacttgtacCCAATCCGTTTGTAAACTTcttgcaataaaatatgtttaaactaaactaatcTAATGCAATACCAACGAACTAGTTCCGACCCGGCTAACCGCTACAGGTAAGTCTCGTGAAATTTAACTATGCGCGATTTCGGTTTTGACCGACTAGGTTGGAGTTGTTATGAAATTAGGAAGGACGCGGTGATATATGTccctttattacatttttaccagtgaaatataaaaaattattcattctatatgaaagtgatatttttcactagtgaaaaatatcacttttgctgatttgaccaatcaaattaatgattagaaaataccgaaataattgaccaatcagaaagcccgacatatatgtcagcacctggaaAGGGGaaactactgtttttgtttacaaattatcgctgtaggcctagttagcatacggagtaggtttttcgttgataaaaaatataataacagaatatctaacagtgtcttcagtaataccaaatatatttcactcgtgtggctaatattttgatatttttcactcgtgctgcgcactcgtgaaaaatatcaaaatattagccccactcgtgaaatgtatttggtattactgaagacactgttagatatcctctattttactccaataatattagaggtttacacgacaggaaacttttgacaggctgtcatgtaacctctaatcaccaccgcacataaaacctgttgctgtgacccacctaattaaagtcgtttaaaagttatctttactcacatttcatatgatctgacctaccttattctatttatctatcataaatacacaaagtcaATCAACGtgtgtccatatctatatccaaGATTAGTGATTATTAGCCTCTTTTGTCGTTTAAGCGTAGgtcccatttgtatataccgCCATACTTGTTTTTATTGTGACCTCTCGAGGTTATTTCCGGTTTATCCAAATATGGAGTTGAAATAGACAAAACAAACGAAACGCTGTGAAAATATTGCGCTACGTTTTCCGTTTTATTTGCATTccatattttataataaccggaacagcaaagttgttttagtgacccATATTCAACACAGTAGGttgcaagtgaattattgtggatataattatatttaagaggtgtccatcaacagtttgtgcataaatggcttgatacttcatcaacaagtaagcgtacacatatttgttaacatgaattatcgttttagatggtttatgacactttttCGTCGCGCCCTAGAATCAGGGCGCTGGcagctacaagaaaaacacgctgaggggatatgaggtcgcaatatccaccaatgtaatcaggtggaataagacctcatatacgtataggagtaccTCTATTTATGTCCTTGTTGTAATGCAGCTCCGTCAAGAGTTATGCTTGGAATATTagacttaaaaaaatatattgacaggTTAGTCCGCATACAGGACCAAATTTTCGACAACAACTATGTAAATCCAGTGACAGAAATTTAGTTTTGAGATATCGCATATATTCCGACGACACGTTTAAAAAACCCCTACCTCTAACAGATCTGCAAACTCGTAAAAACGAGGCAGGGTCTTGtcacaaagggaggtaactgtcTTGTTGATACCATCGACCACGGTCTTCATGCTACGAGATCCTTTCATGTAGTTGTCCAGTTCTTTACCCAGCTGTTGGAAAGCAGCCTACAGGAAAAGTAACAATGTAGATTAAGATTTTAGATGtcttcaatatttcataatatcaatatttctataCCGCATTAATTTGTAGGCGATTCTGAAGGAACGGGTCGGCACATGTATCGGTAGTattgcaatctaattaaaatctagatggtcattgTCACTACGTTACAGggacatctaacaacatccctatcacgtcagggtgaccctttggattagccaatcaaatgactacttccagaatcttggaagtgaattttatatgtccgaattagcatgactagaatgcatagcttgtataatctgtcaatttgtttcaagtcatttcgtccgataaagcatataactatatactgtgccgaaatggcttgcttcagatgcatgctgtgacgaaatgttttgcttcgataATATCGgcaaaatgccaattcgccctgaaaaagaaatctcagaggtcatcagggcgtgaccccttatgggatgttgttagatgttcatgtaacgtagtgataattACCATCTAGATCTTAATTAGATTGGTAGTATTGAAAAGATCTTTGTCActcaaaatgtaaatgttaacttttttttaaaaaacaattgcgaaacaagttttACCAACTTCTATAAAGCGCGAAGATTCTTAATACTATACTATTAGCTGCGATAAggtagctctggacgacggacagAAAATGTCTGACAGATGGTCggccggagagcagtgtagacatggtaatatCACGCTAGAGGCACGTTTCCGATTCCTGTCGGGGCATTCCGCGGGAATGTGTTTCACTAACACGTGTATCGATAGAAGTCAATATAAGAAAATTAAGAGAATAACATAATATCGGTGTAATACAGAACTATATAACTTACATAATTGGTTCAGTCCATATTAGAAACATCCACATCACACACGCACACAAAAAAAACTACACCAGTACATTCTGTTGTCCTGAACGATGTTCCTACAATTTCCTCAACATCACACAATGCTTATTTATCAATTCCAATAACTTCATCAAAAAGAAGATCATTACACCACATACAAGATTTACGACAAAATAAACATTCAACCTGTGGTGATTTCCTGTGCACCGTGTATCGGATTTAAAAATACAGTGGATCACGTAAATGTTTAGACCGTGAATCTACAAAAGAGTTCTCTGTAATGAATAGCGGAAAGCGAGTAGTGTGCCTCAACCGGCCTTTAACTTGGCGATCATGGTGGACCACTATTGATCTGAAGGGACATGCAAAAAGTGCGAAGCTAGAAGGCGATCAATATTTACACTTAAAACCTGTAAAgcatctatatttttttttcaaagtgtatttatttgtgaattttggggtttcatttttcttttatggatgtatatgttacatgtattcaACATTTTGGTTTCCATGAGAAATAGACACTCACAGCCTGTCGGAGAAAGGCCGGGAGGAGAACCTCCAGCTCCTTGGTATCTGGACTGGACATCGACTCGCTTGGTACTGGGGAATGGGCCATCTGGAGGGAAATGAATATAGaataagatatacatgtaccggTTTATAAAACTTATTATACAACAAGTTTTCCATCGCTCCGTTGTGTGGTCCCGGTTTTATCAAAGTTCCATAACTTCAAAAAAATCCTTAACTTAAACTTGTCAAAAGGAATGCATGGTTGGAATTTTAGCTCAGGAACTTTCCTTAAATTTTGAAAGGCTTTCCTATGGAGAAAATGATTTCAGAAATGTTCTTAAACTAAGGAACTTTGATGAAACTGGGGACCTGGATGGAAGTATAATTAGTCTTATTTTGGAAGGAAACCAAAGAAAACTCACGTGGTCGAGCAGGTTATCCCATGTTTTTGATAGTATTCGGGAACTTATGATTATATAGCATTATAACCTACAGTACTGAATGAGTTCAGATGAGATGAGCGTTCCGTATTGTACTGATTTTGTAACATAATCGAAAATGCGCGCTCTGCTTcctttatttatagatatagaaAGCTCAAACTGCTTGTACTATTTGCAATCTTCTTTTTCAAGTTAATTAACAAGTAGCTAGAAGGCTGGTCAGTTAATTTTACCGGAAAACTTACCTCTGCGTGCTTCGGATGATGATCACGTTCCCACCGGTAGTCATGCACTCCtcaatgatgacgtcataatcataTCCCCgctatgacgtcacaaaaataTTTCGTCATACTAAACATATCATTTTTTACACTGTATGACTTGCCATAGAAAAATCAATACCGACAGTCATGGTCGTGTAGTGGAATTGGAAGGGATTGAACCATCGATTGCCCTTGATAATGAGCCACCAGTAGCGACTATTTTCACATTCCACCGGACAAGCAGGTGTCTACCCAGCCTGatctacatacaatgtacttttcCGAATTCGTTATATGATAAGTTGCTCAATGTACTTGTCCGAATTCGTTTTATGATAAGTTGCTCAATGTACTTTTCCGAATTCGTTATATGATAAGTTGCTCAATGTACTTTTCCGAATTCGTTTTATGATAAGTTGCTCAATGTACTTTTCCGAATTCGTTTTATGATAAGTTGCTCAATGTACTTTTCCGAATTCGTTATATGATAAGTTGCTCAATACTTAGCTAATTTCTTAGTTCGAACATTCGTTGATAAGAATATACAATTCTGTTTACGTTGATATAAAGTTGGATTAATGACCCATACTACATaacataatattttaaaaatccTTGTCCGGGTTTCTTTACCGGGGAGCTATTACCCTCGATACACACTTATATATATCGGATCTCGTGTCAAGTCCTTGAGGGTTGAACGCCGGTTGCAAGGTAGTTCAAAGGCTGGAGTGTTGGTGTAGAGTTCGGATGTGTCGGGTTCGAACCCGGTCTGGTCGTTGCATTTACCTCTTATTACATTTTGCTCCTAACTAAATACCCGCGGACGATAGGACATGGTCGCATGTGTGTCATTGGTATCAGAGACTTCGATGAAGAAGGGAGGAATGAAGCGGAACCGGGCTGGGCTGAACGCC
Proteins encoded in this region:
- the LOC117317853 gene encoding uncharacterized protein LOC117317853; this translates as MAHSPVPSESMSSPDTKELEVLLPAFLRQAAAFQQLGKELDNYMKGSRSMKTVVDGINKTVTSLCDKTLPRFYEFADLLEDQAQLWTILETDIQKMGRGFKHFGEQFYMVLKAVDLRKKSRKEYADLRANFQKLNDSFMVKKSDKAKARQAMELKLADCLDIDRCLVERIKEIQLGQRHFIADQYSKYMAAQAGFCKDTLQVLNIVPDILKGFLPKKSARAKPEKKKLDLPVPKLPKKKSTIRRS